GGATGAAATCTGCAAGCTTGGCGGGCAAGCATCGTTCACGCTCTGTGACGTGCGTTTTGCCGCCCAGTGCCGAAGGGCGATAGTTGAAACCCTGCGGGTCTTCGGCAGAATTGACGTGCTGTTCAACAATGCCGGCGTCTACTACCCAAACACTGCTTTGGAGTGCAGCGAAGAAGAATGGGACCTCACCATGGACATCAACCTGAAAGGCGCATTCCTGATGTCAAAGTTTGTTTTGCCGGGCATGATCGCCCAGGGCAGCGGCGTCATCATCAATAACAGCTCGGGGTGGGGCTTGGTGGGCGGCGACAGAGCCGTCTCTTACTGCGCATCCAAAGGGGGCATGGTTCTCATGACGAAAGCCATGGCGGTTGACCATGGCCGGCAGGGAATTCGGGTGAATTGCATTTGTCCTGGTGATGTGGAAACGCCCATGCTCCCGGAAGACGCCAGGCAGCGCGGAATGCGGCTGGAAGATTACATGGCGGGCGCCGCCAACCGCCCCATGGGAAGAGTAGGCACTGCCGACGAAATCGCTAAAGCCGCCCTCTTCCTGGCTTCTGACGATTCCTCTTTTATGACCGGAGCCACACTGGTAGTAGACGGCGGCGGCACCGCCGACTAAATAGTCTAGCTATCCCCATTCCTGTAACGGAGTGGTCCGGCCTTCCGGAAAAGTGAAAGGCCGGGCCACTCGTCATTACGCGGCTACTCTCGCTTCAGCTTTGAGAAACGCGAGCAGGTCGGTGTTAATCGTGGCGGCCTCAGTCGTGGGCATGCCGTGAGGAAAGCCCTTGTAGGTTTTCAATGTGCTATTCCTCAGCAACTTTGCCGACAACGGTGCGGAATCGGCATAAGGCACGATCTGATCGTCATCGCCATGCATTACCAGGACTGGAACTGTGATCTTCTTTAGATCTTCGGTGAAGTCCGTTTGGGAGAAGGCGACAATGCCGTCATAGTGCGCCTTGGCTCCTCCCATCATTCCCTGACGCCACCAATTCCAGATCACCGCCTGGGATGGTTTCGCGCCAGGCCGGTTGTAGCCATAGAACGGTCCCGCCGGCAAATCGTAGTAGAACTGAGCCCTGTTGGCGGCGAGTTGTGCCTGGAGGTCGTCAAACACGGCCTTAGGCAGCCCGCCTGGATTGGCCGCAGTCTTCACCATTAACGGTGGGACCGCGCTGAGGATCGCCGCTTTTGCGACGCGGTCTTGTCCGTGTCGCGCTATGTAGTGCACAACTTCACCACCGCCAGTCGAGTGGCCGACGTGGATCGCGTCCTTGAGGTCAAGATGTGCGGTCAGCGCCGCCAGATCGTCGGCGTAATGGTCCATGTCATGGCCCTCAGCGGTTTGCGAGGAGCGGCCATGTCCGCGCCGGTCGTGGGCTATAACGCGATAGCCGTGCTTGAGGAAGAACAACATTTGCGTGTCCCAATCGTCGGCTGAAAGCGGCCAGCCATGTGAGAAAACAATCGGCTGCCCGGATCCCCAGTCTTTGTAGTAAATCGTGGTGCCATCTTTGACTGTAATCGTGCTCATATATTTTCTCCTTTTGTCTTGGAGATGTTGAAGAGAATCTCCGAGGTTTAGACGCAACGCTCATTTGCTGGGAGGAACTGCTTTCATCAGCAACGCAAGAGACTTCTTGAAGCTCTTCTCGCCTTCTTCCGCGCCTTTGAAGTGCCCTAGCCGCACCACGACGAGGTCGTGAGAGGGAATAATCATAGTCGTCTGCCCGCCAGCGCCTGACATGAAGTAAGCGCTCCTCGGCACCGGGTATGAGAGGTCGCCGTTGATCCAGAAGAAGCCGCCGTAGACCGGGTTATGGTCGGCGACCCAGGCCGGCGCCAGCGTGCTGACGAACTTCACGAATCCTTCGGGCAGGATTCGCTCTCCCTTCCAGACTCCGTCCTCAAGATACAGATTCCCCAGACGCGCCCAATCGCGTGCCGACGCGAACTCATATCCCTGCATGAGAAAGTTGCCGAATGGGTCGGTCTCCACGACCATAGTGCGCATGCCGAGCTTGTCGAATAATGCACGCCGAGGGAATGAAAGATACTGCTCGCCACGCTTCTCCACTGCCAGCCGGATCAGATAGTTGGTCAAGACCGGGTCAGTGTTGCGATAACGCCCCACTTTCCCCGGCAGCCATTGCAGCGGCCGGGTGGCCGCGTAGTGGAACGAGTCCACGCCGCCCGTGTAAAGATACAAGTGGTCGGCATACGTGCCGTTGGGATCATAATCGGGATCCAGGGGCGCTTTGATGCGAAGTCCGCTCGACATGTGCAGCAGATCAGCAATCCGGATCTCAGAGCGCAGGTCATTCCCTTCTTGCCACTCCGGGATGGGCGCCGGCTGCCACAGTTCGTAGGCGCCCTGCTGGATCAGCACACCCATCAGCGTGGCAGTGACGCTCTTGCCCATAGACCAACTCTCGAGCGGCGTCTGTGGCGTGATCCCCGGCGCGTATCGCTCGGCAATCAGCCGTCCCCGCCAAGTCACCACATAGGCCGCCGTCTTCGCCTCCGGCGGCGCGAAAGCCGCATCCACCGCTTCCTTTAATTTCGCCACGTCGAGCTCGCGGGGAGGTGGTCCACTCGGCAGCAGGTCGCCCATGGGCCAGGCCTGCTCCGAAGCATTCGGCAAACTGCTCTGAAGCTTCACCGGCTTGAAGCTGACCGAGTCCTTTCCTAATGGAAGAGACACGCAACCTTGATCCCCGAGGTAGACGGCGGTGCGGGTCACCCCGTTCGGCAGGGCGACTCTCACCTGTTTGTGCTCCCGGTCAACGACCGGCTTGCCAAGCCTTGCCCGCACATCGTATGGCGCAGTGAAGTAGCCGACATTCTCCGCGGCGAACTCGGGATCGAGTCCGGTGATGAACACCGCGGAACACATCACTTTGGCGAACCCGCCGGCATGGTGTACGAGCGCATCCCCGGGCGGAGCAACGTACGGAGTGTTCAGCTCCAGCGCCTTTGCGCGCGCAATCAGCGCCGCAGGGCGCGGGGCTACGTCCGCCGCAGATGGCGCCGGTTTGGCGGCTCCGGTTGTGAACTGTTGAGTCTGGGCACCAGTGACGACGAATGCCAACAAGAATGTCTTTAGCAATGCTCGCATCGGATACCTTCTCCTGGTTTCGGGCGCGCTCCATCTCACCATTGAACCAGAAAATGCAGACAGCCCTTGGGACCCAGCCATTGCCGTTATTGCCTTCGCGAAGCTCTAATTCCAGCCCTTGCGTGCGCGTAGCGAAGTCACGTGAGCCGTGTGATGACGTCCGTGCCAGGCGTACATCGCCAAGGTCGTATCCAGATC
The window above is part of the Terriglobales bacterium genome. Proteins encoded here:
- a CDS encoding SDR family NAD(P)-dependent oxidoreductase, with translation MGISLPMRLAGKVVLITGGTSGMGRATALLFAREGAQVSITGRNQERGRDVVDEICKLGGQASFTLCDVRFAAQCRRAIVETLRVFGRIDVLFNNAGVYYPNTALECSEEEWDLTMDINLKGAFLMSKFVLPGMIAQGSGVIINNSSGWGLVGGDRAVSYCASKGGMVLMTKAMAVDHGRQGIRVNCICPGDVETPMLPEDARQRGMRLEDYMAGAANRPMGRVGTADEIAKAALFLASDDSSFMTGATLVVDGGGTAD
- a CDS encoding alpha/beta hydrolase; the protein is MSTITVKDGTTIYYKDWGSGQPIVFSHGWPLSADDWDTQMLFFLKHGYRVIAHDRRGHGRSSQTAEGHDMDHYADDLAALTAHLDLKDAIHVGHSTGGGEVVHYIARHGQDRVAKAAILSAVPPLMVKTAANPGGLPKAVFDDLQAQLAANRAQFYYDLPAGPFYGYNRPGAKPSQAVIWNWWRQGMMGGAKAHYDGIVAFSQTDFTEDLKKITVPVLVMHGDDDQIVPYADSAPLSAKLLRNSTLKTYKGFPHGMPTTEAATINTDLLAFLKAEARVAA
- a CDS encoding serine hydrolase is translated as MRALLKTFLLAFVVTGAQTQQFTTGAAKPAPSAADVAPRPAALIARAKALELNTPYVAPPGDALVHHAGGFAKVMCSAVFITGLDPEFAAENVGYFTAPYDVRARLGKPVVDREHKQVRVALPNGVTRTAVYLGDQGCVSLPLGKDSVSFKPVKLQSSLPNASEQAWPMGDLLPSGPPPRELDVAKLKEAVDAAFAPPEAKTAAYVVTWRGRLIAERYAPGITPQTPLESWSMGKSVTATLMGVLIQQGAYELWQPAPIPEWQEGNDLRSEIRIADLLHMSSGLRIKAPLDPDYDPNGTYADHLYLYTGGVDSFHYAATRPLQWLPGKVGRYRNTDPVLTNYLIRLAVEKRGEQYLSFPRRALFDKLGMRTMVVETDPFGNFLMQGYEFASARDWARLGNLYLEDGVWKGERILPEGFVKFVSTLAPAWVADHNPVYGGFFWINGDLSYPVPRSAYFMSGAGGQTTMIIPSHDLVVVRLGHFKGAEEGEKSFKKSLALLMKAVPPSK